From Brassica rapa cultivar Chiifu-401-42 chromosome A06, CAAS_Brap_v3.01, whole genome shotgun sequence:
ACCTCTCTCCATCGAACCATATATATTACGGTTTCTTAGAATTCAGCTGGGGAAATTACTCGATCCATGCCCAGCTTCCATAGATCTAGCTCTGGTTTCTCCAGATCTAGAAGCTCTATTGCATATGCATGCTTGTTTCCTGGAATAAATGTCAAAAAGCTGTCGGAATTTCATATGTGAATCTCATGATTTACACACTCTAATTTTGTTTTCTGGTCATCTCCAAGATCTGATCTGTTGTTTATCTATGCAACTCTAATGATTTGCATTGTCcgtgaatataaaaaaaaatattacgaGTTTGGCTAATTCGAATTTTGCATTCGAACATAGATTAACAGTCTTGTCTGAAAATCTCTGATTGtctgaaattgtttttaatatctTTGGGGTTTTTGTAATGACAATTTTTGTAGATCTTTGAAATGGATGATGATGGGTTTCGCAACTGGGGTTACTACGAACCAGCAGCTGCTACATTCAAAGGTAATCTCGGTTTGCAGCTAATGCCAAGCATTGATCGGAACACTAAACCGTTTTTAACCGGTCGTGACCCGAATCTAATGATCGGCCAAAACGGACCGTACCACCACCACCCTGAGCCTCCTATCAACATGAGCTACAATTGGATTAACCAACACAAGGATAAGTTCTTCAACATGTTGCCTGTAACAACAACTCCTAATTACGGAAACATCCTTCCCGAAACTTCATCAGCCCCGTCGATGCGTCATCATCAAACCACCGATGAATACCCAGGTACACACGAACAAGTAGAAGAGATTGTTCAGACCAATAAGAAGAGAAAGCCTAATACTAAACCTGGCGCCACAACTAAGGCTAAGAAGCCTCGGAAACCGAAGGAGGAGAGTGACAAGAGCATTAAAGCGAAACCGGCTAAGAAAAGTGTAGACTTCGTTATTAACGGAGTGAACATGGACATTTCGGGTCTACCTGTACCGGTCTGCACTTGCACTGGAGCTCCTCAGCAGTGTTACCGTTGGGGCTGTGGAGGTTGGCAATCTGCGTGTTGCACCACAAACATATCGATGCATCCGTTACCGATGAGTACTAAACGTCGTGGAGCGAGGATCTCGGGGAGGAAGATGAGCCAAGGCGCGTTTAAGAAGGTGCTTGAGAAACTTGCGTCTGATGGGTTTAACTTTGGGAATCCGATTGATCTTAAGAGCCATTGGGCTAGACATGGGACTAACAAGTTTGTCACGATCAGATGATTTagtttctttcttcttgttaattagtaaaaagaaggaaaaaaggAGAGATCTCTTCCGGGACTGTCAATGATCGTGTATATGCTAGAACAAATCTGATGTCCGTGACCTGTTGAGTTCTGTCTGCAATCTGAGTTTGATTCTGGTTTCAGGTAACAACCATTTGCTGGAgtctgtttgtttgtttgtttgtctgaGGGAAGAAGGTGACTAAGAAAATGAAGTTTGATTTTTCCCTCCTTTTGTTATCGTTATAAACATTTCACTgacttgtaagttgtaacagatattcttttaattaaatCTTTCTATTTCTCAGATTATCAGCAATACATTGAATTAAATTTTCCTATATTGATATTGACGTTGGTTAcatttattcaaacaaaaaatattaatttgtgaTTTCTTTAAGAAAGTTTGGTTATTCTCCACTGTTTTATTGGAATTATCTATATTTGAATTAGTGGTtgtaataaaattgtttttgtcgtcaatatatttgatttgtaaaaaaaactgaaaaaatcaATGCGTGTTCAACAACATTATATTATCGTAGAATCATGAAATTAATTATAGTTTTTGGACcatataaacaaatataataaccAGTCCAAGTTAATTAACACAGAGAATATAAACATAATTAGAGGCTAATTAAGTCAGGAACATTAACTACCGGAGGAGCAGTTGAGGGCTCGTCATCCTCCTTggcttcatcatcatcaagttTAATCAAATCATCAATCTCAGGAATCAGTTCACGctccatctcctcctcctcttctccttcttctaaACCCTTCGTCCTCTCCTCACCATTCTCACCCTCATCCGTCTCCTCCTCTCCCCCTTGCTCCTCTTCTTTATCCGTCCACACGATCTCATGCAGATGAATCACATCATCCACCGGAATCCTCACGAAATTCGGAATCTCCTGAGCATTCGCCACTCCAAGATCTCTGCAGAACACGAAATACTTCACAAGCTCCTCCCCCTGCGTCATCGACTTCGCCACAATCTTCAACGCCACGTCAGCCTGCCGTTTCCCCGACTTCGAGTTAACATTCGGCAACACCTCCGCGATCCGGCGACAGATCCAACCGTAGATCTCCAGAATCTCGCTGATCACGTTCTCCATCGCCTCGTTGATCACAGGTATCCTCACGCTCTCCCCGATAGGTTTGATCCGAATCAACGAATCGATGATAACTTGCATCTTACGTATGATCACGAGCCTTATCATAACCGACGACTCCTCGTCGTACCGGTGACGGTTCCCGTCGTGGAAGAGGATCGAGCGCCTGTCGAGGAACGCGAAGTACGCGCGCACGAAGAGGTTGAACCCGCCGGATCTGCTGCTGGTAGTGCGCGAGTTTCCTTCTCTACCGAACGCGGAGAGATCGAACGGTAACCGTCCGATCGACTCCGCGGCGGTAGTTTTGGAGAGGAAGAAGCCGTGCATCAGCATCAAGCCTTTCAGCGCCACCACCCAGCTACGCGTGCGCGTGACGCGGGAGGAGATGGCGCTGATGAGAGGCTTGAGGCTGGCCGGGGTGGCGCGGACTTGGCGGTAGATGAAGAGAGCGTTCTCTGGATCGATGGAGTACTCGTCGTGGTTTGTGGCTTTGACGACGGCTGCCTTGAGGAGGTCGTCCGCCGCGATGAGGCTAGTTCCGTCCTTGAGAGCTACGGAAGCTCGTTTCCA
This genomic window contains:
- the LOC103872265 gene encoding protein BASIC PENTACYSTEINE2 isoform X2 is translated as MDDDGFRNWGYYEPAAATFKGNLGLQLMPSIDRNTKPFLTGRDPNLMIGQNGPYHHHPEPPINMSYNWINQHKDKFFNMLPVTTTPNYGNILPETSSAPSMRHHQTTDEYPGTHEQVEEIVQTNKKRKPNTKPGATTKAKKPRKPKEESDKSIKAKPAKKSVDFVINGVNMDISGLPVPVCTCTGAPQQCYRWGCGGWQSACCTTNISMHPLPMSTKRRGARISGRKMSQGAFKKVLEKLASDGFNFGNPIDLKSHWARHGTNKFVTIR
- the LOC103872266 gene encoding putative clathrin assembly protein At1g14686 encodes the protein MNIWKRASVALKDGTSLIAADDLLKAAVVKATNHDEYSIDPENALFIYRQVRATPASLKPLISAISSRVTRTRSWVVALKGLMLMHGFFLSKTTAAESIGRLPFDLSAFGREGNSRTTSSRSGGFNLFVRAYFAFLDRRSILFHDGNRHRYDEESSVMIRLVIIRKMQVIIDSLIRIKPIGESVRIPVINEAMENVISEILEIYGWICRRIAEVLPNVNSKSGKRQADVALKIVAKSMTQGEELVKYFVFCRDLGVANAQEIPNFVRIPVDDVIHLHEIVWTDKEEEQGGEEETDEGENGEERTKGLEEGEEEEEMERELIPEIDDLIKLDDDEAKEDDEPSTAPPVVNVPDLISL
- the LOC103872265 gene encoding protein BASIC PENTACYSTEINE2 isoform X1, which codes for MHACFLIFEMDDDGFRNWGYYEPAAATFKGNLGLQLMPSIDRNTKPFLTGRDPNLMIGQNGPYHHHPEPPINMSYNWINQHKDKFFNMLPVTTTPNYGNILPETSSAPSMRHHQTTDEYPGTHEQVEEIVQTNKKRKPNTKPGATTKAKKPRKPKEESDKSIKAKPAKKSVDFVINGVNMDISGLPVPVCTCTGAPQQCYRWGCGGWQSACCTTNISMHPLPMSTKRRGARISGRKMSQGAFKKVLEKLASDGFNFGNPIDLKSHWARHGTNKFVTIR